One Parachlamydia sp. AcF125 DNA segment encodes these proteins:
- a CDS encoding 3-deoxy-7-phosphoheptulonate synthase yields the protein MLLEASLQKNLGSLPTPQELICKIPLSPLNASFIAHSRQQVKNILDSHDSRLLLIVGPCSIHDITATKEYANKLRHLSAALSDTFLVLMRVHFEKPRTTHGWKGFLYDPWLDGSDDIQNGFTLTRRLLLDLTELKIPLATEFLNPACAPYFSDLISWGCIGARTSASSIHRQMASSLPMPIAFKNSIDGNIEIAASGACVASIAHQWIGINNQGQNSILNSSGNSHAHIVLRGGDTHTNYDPESIHSALKILEKMDLTPRLIIDCAHGNASRQHLKQIDVFQSVIQQIAQGNCHIRGFILESHLCEGNQSIESKPLQHGLSITDPCLGWASTEHLAKWGRDQLRSAWNANICMEEHLSFQTI from the coding sequence ATGCTGCTGGAAGCCTCCCTCCAAAAAAACCTTGGCTCTCTACCTACCCCTCAAGAACTTATCTGCAAAATTCCTCTTTCGCCCCTAAACGCTTCCTTTATTGCTCATAGCCGCCAACAAGTCAAAAATATCTTGGATAGCCATGACTCTAGGCTTCTATTAATTGTTGGCCCTTGCTCTATTCACGATATCACAGCCACAAAAGAGTATGCCAACAAATTGCGACACCTCTCGGCTGCCTTATCCGACACCTTTCTCGTGCTTATGCGCGTACACTTTGAAAAACCTCGTACGACGCATGGCTGGAAAGGATTTCTTTATGACCCTTGGTTAGATGGTTCTGACGATATTCAAAATGGATTCACTCTGACTCGCCGGCTATTATTAGACTTAACTGAACTAAAAATTCCGCTCGCCACAGAGTTTTTAAATCCAGCCTGTGCTCCTTATTTTAGCGATTTAATCTCCTGGGGTTGCATTGGTGCCCGAACTTCTGCCTCCTCCATCCATCGTCAAATGGCTTCAAGCCTTCCCATGCCTATTGCCTTCAAAAATAGCATAGATGGCAATATAGAAATTGCCGCTTCCGGAGCTTGTGTAGCTTCTATTGCCCATCAATGGATTGGCATAAACAATCAGGGACAAAACTCCATATTAAATTCTTCCGGCAATTCACACGCCCATATTGTTTTAAGAGGGGGAGATACCCATACAAATTATGATCCAGAATCCATCCATTCTGCCTTAAAGATTTTAGAAAAAATGGATCTTACTCCTCGCCTAATCATTGACTGCGCGCATGGAAATGCTTCTCGCCAGCATCTAAAGCAAATAGATGTCTTTCAATCTGTGATTCAACAAATCGCTCAAGGAAACTGCCACATCCGCGGTTTCATTTTAGAAAGCCATTTATGCGAAGGCAACCAATCTATTGAAAGCAAGCCTCTTCAACATGGCTTATCGATTACCGATCCGTGTTTAGGTTGGGCCTCTACCGAACACCTAGCCAAGTGGGGGCGAGATCAATTGCGTTCAGCATGGAATGCAAACATATGCATGGAAGAGCATTTATCTTTTCAAACAATTTAG
- a CDS encoding ATP synthase subunit C, producing MDFNFDMIGPVLVLGLSSIGSSIGCGIAGMASHAVMSRVEEGHGKFIGMAAAPSSQSIYGFILMLLMSRAIQAGSLAPLSGIGIGAVAGAAIMISAIYQGMAAATGIQASAKQPAIFGKCFAALGIIESFALFTFVFSLLLL from the coding sequence ATGGATTTCAATTTCGACATGATAGGACCCGTTCTAGTGCTGGGTCTAAGTAGTATTGGTAGCAGTATTGGGTGCGGTATCGCAGGGATGGCTTCACATGCTGTGATGAGTAGGGTAGAGGAGGGGCACGGAAAATTTATTGGAATGGCTGCCGCTCCTTCTTCCCAGTCTATTTATGGTTTTATCTTGATGCTTTTGATGAGTAGAGCAATTCAAGCGGGCTCTTTAGCTCCTCTATCCGGAATTGGAATTGGGGCAGTTGCGGGAGCAGCCATTATGATTTCTGCTATTTATCAAGGGATGGCTGCTGCAACAGGGATCCAAGCTTCTGCAAAGCAGCCTGCTATTTTTGGAAAATGCTTTGCTGCGCTGGGAATTATCGAATCATTTGCGCTATTTACGTTTGTATTCTCGTTATTACTTCTGTAA
- a CDS encoding V-type ATPase 116kDa subunit family protein: MRYDVKKVLFVGVEEEREAFFKKAQEIGQVQFIPPSGVKDKEIPQDVQNLVSAIKILRSFPSLPQEDQSNIALAEDLTREILQLKQKLDQLEEERRMTALEIRRIEIFGDFSLDDILAIEKQGHRKIQFFFAKKGYADHQAIPDELIQIGSDDGLDYFMAINKEPKQYEKMVEMKIESSLGQLKQRNQEAQREWLEIDHLLKSYEKYNHFLHRGLVDKLNKYHLVHAKGYAEDMLEGNLFTVQGWVPSNKKKALQKLLGKFKVHAEEVEIEPTDSVPTYLENKDFARIGEDLVHIYDTPSMTDKDPSSWVLFFFLLFFAMIMGDGGYGLILLGIALFVRYKYPNLKHLGKRVANLTTLLAVFCIGWGFATHSFFGINLSPQNPLHKMAPLTWLTEKKAAYHIQQQDEVYREWVDKFPHLKGVTDSKEFLEKGYSEHKGKKSYDIISKFSDNILLEFALFIGVIHLAISLIRYANRNWTAIGWLIALIGGYLYFPYYLDATSMVHYLFYLDKEQAGIQGLYLLSIGTGMAIAIAIFKQKFLGIFEAMTAIQVFSDVLSYLRLYALGIAGAIMASVINEMSESMTFILALFVTILGHTVNFVLAIMSGVIHGLRLNFLEWYHYSFEGGGKMFNPLRKISLD; this comes from the coding sequence ATGCGCTATGATGTGAAAAAAGTTCTATTTGTAGGGGTGGAAGAAGAGAGAGAAGCCTTTTTTAAAAAAGCTCAAGAAATAGGGCAAGTTCAATTTATCCCTCCTTCAGGAGTCAAGGATAAAGAAATTCCCCAAGATGTTCAAAATTTAGTCTCGGCCATTAAAATCTTGCGCAGCTTCCCCTCTTTGCCACAAGAAGATCAAAGTAATATTGCTTTAGCTGAGGATTTAACCCGCGAAATTTTACAGCTTAAGCAAAAACTTGATCAATTGGAAGAAGAAAGACGGATGACGGCTTTAGAAATTAGGCGCATTGAAATTTTTGGCGATTTCTCATTGGACGATATTTTAGCTATCGAAAAGCAAGGGCACCGCAAGATTCAGTTTTTCTTTGCTAAAAAAGGTTATGCGGATCATCAAGCCATTCCCGATGAATTAATCCAAATCGGCTCAGATGATGGGCTCGATTACTTTATGGCGATCAATAAAGAGCCGAAACAGTATGAGAAAATGGTTGAGATGAAGATTGAGTCTTCTCTGGGACAGTTAAAACAGAGAAACCAAGAAGCCCAGCGAGAATGGCTTGAAATTGACCATCTTTTAAAAAGTTATGAGAAATACAACCATTTTTTACATCGAGGGTTGGTTGACAAACTCAATAAGTATCATTTGGTTCATGCAAAAGGTTATGCTGAAGATATGTTGGAAGGAAACCTTTTTACGGTACAAGGGTGGGTGCCCTCCAATAAAAAAAAGGCTCTTCAAAAGCTTCTTGGCAAGTTTAAAGTGCATGCGGAAGAAGTGGAAATTGAACCTACGGATAGTGTTCCTACTTACTTAGAAAACAAGGATTTCGCTCGAATAGGAGAAGATCTGGTCCATATTTATGATACTCCTTCCATGACTGACAAAGACCCTTCTTCATGGGTGCTGTTTTTCTTTTTGCTCTTCTTTGCCATGATTATGGGGGACGGAGGATATGGGCTAATTCTCCTAGGAATTGCCCTTTTTGTCCGATATAAATATCCAAATTTAAAACACTTAGGGAAAAGAGTGGCCAACCTGACGACTCTGCTTGCCGTGTTTTGTATTGGATGGGGATTTGCCACCCACTCTTTTTTTGGAATAAACTTAAGTCCCCAAAATCCCTTGCATAAAATGGCCCCCCTCACATGGCTGACAGAAAAGAAGGCGGCTTATCATATTCAACAGCAGGACGAGGTGTACCGAGAGTGGGTCGATAAATTTCCCCACCTGAAAGGTGTCACAGATTCCAAAGAATTTTTAGAGAAAGGATATAGCGAGCATAAAGGTAAGAAAAGTTATGACATCATTAGCAAATTTTCCGACAACATTCTGTTGGAATTTGCCCTCTTTATTGGCGTTATTCACCTCGCCATTTCGCTTATTCGCTATGCCAATCGGAACTGGACAGCCATAGGTTGGTTAATAGCTTTAATAGGAGGGTATTTATATTTTCCTTACTACTTAGATGCCACCTCTATGGTCCACTACCTGTTTTATTTGGATAAAGAACAAGCGGGAATCCAGGGGCTTTATCTTTTGTCGATAGGAACGGGAATGGCGATTGCCATCGCTATTTTCAAGCAAAAGTTTTTAGGCATTTTTGAAGCGATGACAGCCATTCAGGTTTTTTCTGATGTGCTTTCTTATTTGCGTTTATATGCTTTAGGAATAGCGGGAGCTATTATGGCAAGCGTGATTAATGAGATGAGTGAATCCATGACTTTTATCCTCGCTTTGTTTGTGACGATTTTGGGCCATACTGTCAATTTTGTTTTAGCCATTATGAGTGGCGTTATTCATGGGCTTCGTCTTAACTTTTTGGAATGGTATCACTATAGCTTTGAAGGAGGGGGAAAAATGTTTAATCCTCTTCGAAAAATTTCACTTGACTAA
- a CDS encoding V-type ATP synthase subunit D yields the protein MAEIKLTKNELRSQQGRLGQLQKYLPTLQLKKAMLQSEVNEARHEIAQLERLYKQKHDQVEAYSSLFSEKISIDFKEVIRIVSVDKHFENIAGVEVPYFESIKFADLTYDLFETPPWVDSLVLGVRSLMEVTEKIKIVHQKKSALEKEFREVSIRVNLFEKILIPRALANIKKIKVFLGDQELAAVARAKVAKEKVEAQKAVALEHKALREAGDAL from the coding sequence ATGGCAGAAATCAAGTTAACCAAGAATGAATTACGTTCTCAGCAAGGCCGTTTAGGACAGTTGCAAAAATACTTACCGACTTTGCAATTGAAAAAAGCGATGCTGCAAAGCGAGGTCAATGAAGCCCGCCATGAGATCGCCCAGCTTGAGCGATTATATAAGCAAAAGCACGATCAAGTAGAAGCTTATAGCAGCCTTTTCTCGGAAAAGATTTCTATCGACTTTAAAGAAGTTATCCGCATTGTTTCTGTTGATAAACATTTTGAGAATATTGCTGGCGTTGAGGTGCCTTACTTTGAATCTATCAAATTTGCAGATTTGACTTATGACTTATTTGAAACGCCCCCTTGGGTGGATTCTCTTGTGTTAGGGGTGCGTTCTTTGATGGAAGTGACAGAGAAAATAAAAATTGTGCACCAAAAAAAGAGCGCTTTAGAAAAAGAGTTTCGAGAAGTTTCGATTCGGGTTAACCTTTTTGAAAAAATTCTGATTCCGCGAGCTCTCGCTAATATCAAGAAAATTAAAGTTTTCTTGGGGGATCAAGAGCTAGCTGCTGTGGCGCGAGCAAAGGTCGCTAAAGAAAAAGTAGAAGCCCAAAAAGCGGTTGCCTTAGAACATAAAGCACTTCGGGAGGCCGGCGATGCGCTATGA
- a CDS encoding V-type ATP synthase subunit B, with the protein MKKVYDRINDMRGNLITVTAQGVSLGELARIDLRDGRHIYASVLRIEGETVTLQVFQNTRGISTGDRLTFLGRQMQASYGEALLGRRLNGSGEPIDGGPNIVGDSIEIGASSFNPVCRVVPREMVRTNIPMIDIFNTLVKSQKIPIFSVPGEPYNQLLMRIANQTDADVVILAGMGLTFADYQAFIDNAEESGSLNKTVMFVHRATDPAVECLLVPDMALACAEKFAVTGKNVLVLMTDMTAFADSIKEIAITMDQVPSNRGYPGSLYSDLASRYEKAVLIEGSGSITIIAVTTMPGGDVTHPVPDNTGYITEGQFYLHNKQIDPFGSLSRLKQLVIGKETREDHGDLANAMIRLYASSKKARERQGMGFKLSRWDEQLLAYSKLFEERMMNLEVNYALEEALDLGWQTLAECFQSEEVGIKKLLIDKYWPKHALVNA; encoded by the coding sequence ATGAAAAAAGTATATGATCGTATTAATGACATGCGTGGAAACCTGATTACAGTCACAGCTCAGGGTGTTAGTTTAGGAGAATTAGCACGGATTGATTTAAGAGATGGCCGCCATATTTATGCTTCTGTTTTACGCATTGAGGGGGAAACTGTAACCTTACAGGTTTTCCAAAATACGCGTGGCATTTCCACAGGAGACCGTTTGACGTTTTTGGGCAGACAAATGCAAGCTTCTTATGGAGAGGCGCTATTAGGAAGACGTTTAAATGGCTCGGGAGAACCCATTGATGGAGGGCCTAACATTGTGGGAGATTCCATCGAGATTGGAGCTTCTTCTTTTAATCCTGTGTGTCGAGTGGTTCCACGGGAAATGGTAAGGACTAACATTCCCATGATTGATATTTTTAATACCCTTGTGAAATCCCAAAAAATCCCTATTTTTTCGGTTCCTGGGGAGCCCTATAACCAACTTTTAATGCGCATTGCCAATCAGACAGATGCGGATGTAGTGATCTTAGCAGGGATGGGATTAACTTTTGCTGACTATCAGGCCTTTATCGATAATGCCGAAGAGTCGGGATCTCTGAATAAAACTGTGATGTTTGTGCATCGCGCGACCGACCCAGCTGTAGAATGTCTTTTAGTGCCTGATATGGCTTTAGCTTGCGCGGAAAAGTTTGCGGTAACGGGGAAAAATGTTCTCGTATTAATGACAGATATGACAGCTTTTGCAGATAGCATTAAAGAGATTGCTATCACTATGGACCAAGTGCCTTCCAACCGCGGCTACCCGGGTTCTCTCTATTCTGACTTAGCTTCTCGCTATGAAAAAGCAGTATTAATTGAAGGGAGCGGTTCTATCACCATTATAGCCGTCACCACTATGCCTGGGGGGGATGTGACCCATCCGGTTCCCGATAATACGGGTTATATTACAGAAGGGCAGTTTTACCTCCATAATAAGCAAATCGATCCTTTTGGATCTTTATCCCGTTTAAAGCAATTGGTGATTGGTAAGGAAACGCGAGAAGACCATGGAGACTTAGCTAACGCAATGATTCGCCTTTATGCGAGTTCTAAAAAAGCCCGTGAAAGACAAGGGATGGGTTTTAAGCTTTCGCGCTGGGATGAGCAATTGCTGGCCTATTCCAAACTGTTTGAAGAGCGGATGATGAACTTGGAAGTCAACTATGCGCTTGAGGAAGCTTTAGACTTAGGATGGCAAACATTGGCAGAATGTTTCCAATCAGAAGAGGTTGGAATTAAGAAATTATTGATAGACAAATATTGGCCCAAACATGCGCTTGTGAATGCTTAG